The following coding sequences are from one Methanosarcina sp. WWM596 window:
- a CDS encoding zinc ribbon domain-containing protein translates to MPLWEITMKCDCGNVIDRDRNSAINIMKRFLSQNALWTGYQSFSDNLQQTGLQMDTCITANIQVT, encoded by the coding sequence ATGCCTCTTTGGGAAATAACTATGAAATGTGATTGTGGAAACGTTATTGATAGAGATAGAAATAGTGCTATCAATATCATGAAGCGATTCTTATCACAGAATGCTTTGTGGACAGGCTATCAGAGTTTTTCAGATAATCTTCAACAAACAGGATTACAGATGGATACTTGCATCACTGCAAATATCCAG